Proteins found in one Zea mays cultivar B73 chromosome 1, Zm-B73-REFERENCE-NAM-5.0, whole genome shotgun sequence genomic segment:
- the LOC100276300 gene encoding uncharacterized protein LOC100276300 has protein sequence MTTAADADVDDYHHSDGFVMSDVLAKGREACYKARDAFYACIEKHADKKPTEIATMGLLYPADCKKSRADFVSNCRPTWVKHFDRQYCAKKRVQRLLDGDGDRRGPMSLPQPYTFKQ, from the exons ATGACCACCGCCGCGGACGCCGACGTCGACGACTACCACCACTCCGACGGATTCGTCATGTCCGACGTCCTCGCCAAGGGCCGGGAGGCCTGCTACAAG GCACGGGATGCCTTCTACGCGTGCATAGAGAAGCACGCGGACAAAAAGCCCACCGAGATCGCCACCATGGGTCTCCTCTACCCCGCCGACTGCAAAAAGTCCCGCGCCGACTTCGTCAGCAACTGCCGCCCCACCTGG GTCAAGCACTTCGACCGGCAGTACTGCGCCAAGAAGCGGGTGCAGAGGTTGCTCGACGGCGATGGGGACCGCCGGGGCCCCATGTCGCTGCCCCAGCCCTACACCTTCAAGCAATAG
- the LOC542463 gene encoding cinnamoyl CoA reductase 1 isoform X1: MTVVDAVVSSTDAGAPAAAATAVPAGNGQTVCVTGAAGYIASWLVKLLLEKGYTVKGTVRNPADDPKNAHLKALDGAAERLILCKADLLDYDAICRAVQGCQGVFHTASPVTDDPEQMVEPAVRGTEYVINAAAEAGTVRRVVFTSSIGAVTMDPKRGPDVVVDESCWSDLEFCEKTRNWYCYGKAVAEQAAWETARRRGVDLVVVNPVLVVGPLLQATVNASIAHILKYLDGSARTFANAVQAYVDVRDVADAHLRVFESPRASGRHLCAERVLHREDVVRILAKLFPEYPVPARCSDEVNPRKQPYKFSNQKLRDLGLQFRPVSQSLYDTVKNLQEKGHLPVLGERTTTEAADKDAPTAEMQQGGIAIRA; the protein is encoded by the exons ATGACCGTCGTCGACGCCGTCGTCTCCTCCACCGATGCCggcgcccctgctgccgccgccaccGCGGTACCGGCGGGGAACGGGCAGACCGTGTGCGTGACCGGCGCGGCCGGGTACATCGCCTCGTGGTTGGTGAAGCTGCTGCTCGAGAAGGGATACACTGTGAAGGGCACCGTCAGGAACCCAG CAGATGACCCGAAGAACGCGCACCTCAAGGCGCTGGACGGCGCCGCCGAGCGGCTGATCCTCTGCAAGGCCGATCTGCTGGACTACGACGCCATCTGCCGCGCCGTGCAGGGCTGCCAGGGCGTCTTCCACACCGCCTCCCCCGTCACCGACGACCCG GAGCAAATGGTGGAGCCGGCGGTGCGCGGCACCGAGTACGTGATCAACGCGGCGGCGGAGGCCGGCACGGTGCGGCGGGTGGTGTTCACGTCGTCCATCGGCGCCGTGACCatggaccccaagcgcgggcccgACGTCGTGGTCGACGAGTCGTGCTGGAGCGACCTCGAGTTCTGCGAGAAAACCAGG AACTGGTACTGCTACGGCAAGGCGGTGGCGGAGCAGGCGGCGTGGGAGACGGCCCGGCGGCGGGGCGTGGACCTGGTGGTGGTGAACCCCGTGCTGGTGGTGGGCCCCCTGCTGCAGGCGACGGTGAACGCCAGCATCGCGCACATCCTCAAGTACCTGGACGGCTCGGCCCGCACCTTCGCCAACGCCGTGCAGGCGTACGTGGACGTGCGCGACGTGGCCGACGCGCACCTCCGCGTCTTCGAGAGCCCCCGCGCGTCCGGCCGCCACCTCTGCGCCGAGCGCGTCCTCCACCGCGAGGACGTCGTCCGCATCCTCGCCAAGCTCTTCCCCGAGTACCCCGTCCCAGCCAG GTGCTCCGACGAGGTGAATCCGCGGAAGCAGCCGTACAAGTTCTCCAACCAGAAGCTCCGGGACCTGGGGCTGCAGTTCCGGCCGGTCAGCCAGTCGCTTTACGACACGGTGAAGAACCTCCAGGAGAAGGGACACCTGCCGGTGCTCGGAGAGCGGACGACGACGGAGGCCGCCGACAAGGATGCCCCCACGGCCGAGATGCAGCAGGGAGGGATCGCCATCCGTGCCTGA
- the LOC542463 gene encoding cinnamoyl CoA reductase 1 (The RefSeq protein has 1 substitution compared to this genomic sequence): MTVVDAVVSSTDAGAPAAAATAVPAGNGQTVCVTGAAGYIASWLVKLLLEKGYTVKGTVRNPDDPKNAHLKALDGAAERLILCKADLLDYDAICRAVQGCQGVFHTASPVTDDPEQMVEPAVRGTEYVINAAAEAGTVRRVVFTSSIGAVTMDPKRGPDVVVDESCWSDLEFCEKTRNWYCYGKAVAEHAAWETARRRGVDLVVVNPVLVVGPLLQATVNASIAHILKYLDGSARTFANAVQAYVDVRDVADAHLRVFESPRASGRHLCAERVLHREDVVRILAKLFPEYPVPARCSDEVNPRKQPYKFSNQKLRDLGLQFRPVSQSLYDTVKNLQEKGHLPVLGERTTTEAADKDAPTAEMQQGGIAIRA, encoded by the exons ATGACCGTCGTCGACGCCGTCGTCTCCTCCACCGATGCCggcgcccctgctgccgccgccaccGCGGTACCGGCGGGGAACGGGCAGACCGTGTGCGTGACCGGCGCGGCCGGGTACATCGCCTCGTGGTTGGTGAAGCTGCTGCTCGAGAAGGGATACACTGTGAAGGGCACCGTCAGGAACCCAG ATGACCCGAAGAACGCGCACCTCAAGGCGCTGGACGGCGCCGCCGAGCGGCTGATCCTCTGCAAGGCCGATCTGCTGGACTACGACGCCATCTGCCGCGCCGTGCAGGGCTGCCAGGGCGTCTTCCACACCGCCTCCCCCGTCACCGACGACCCG GAGCAAATGGTGGAGCCGGCGGTGCGCGGCACCGAGTACGTGATCAACGCGGCGGCGGAGGCCGGCACGGTGCGGCGGGTGGTGTTCACGTCGTCCATCGGCGCCGTGACCatggaccccaagcgcgggcccgACGTCGTGGTCGACGAGTCGTGCTGGAGCGACCTCGAGTTCTGCGAGAAAACCAGG AACTGGTACTGCTACGGCAAGGCGGTGGCGGAGCAGGCGGCGTGGGAGACGGCCCGGCGGCGGGGCGTGGACCTGGTGGTGGTGAACCCCGTGCTGGTGGTGGGCCCCCTGCTGCAGGCGACGGTGAACGCCAGCATCGCGCACATCCTCAAGTACCTGGACGGCTCGGCCCGCACCTTCGCCAACGCCGTGCAGGCGTACGTGGACGTGCGCGACGTGGCCGACGCGCACCTCCGCGTCTTCGAGAGCCCCCGCGCGTCCGGCCGCCACCTCTGCGCCGAGCGCGTCCTCCACCGCGAGGACGTCGTCCGCATCCTCGCCAAGCTCTTCCCCGAGTACCCCGTCCCAGCCAG GTGCTCCGACGAGGTGAATCCGCGGAAGCAGCCGTACAAGTTCTCCAACCAGAAGCTCCGGGACCTGGGGCTGCAGTTCCGGCCGGTCAGCCAGTCGCTTTACGACACGGTGAAGAACCTCCAGGAGAAGGGACACCTGCCGGTGCTCGGAGAGCGGACGACGACGGAGGCCGCCGACAAGGATGCCCCCACGGCCGAGATGCAGCAGGGAGGGATCGCCATCCGTGCCTGA